The sequence AAACCGTTTGGAGACCAAAGGGaataaagaagttttttttctccattcttTACTTAAAAAGTTGTTCTTGTAGTTTACTTGAGGTTTAGTTCCCATGACCACATCACTGCGTCTCTGTCAGGAACCTGGAACGGTACGACGCGGGTGGCGATAAAGACCCTGAAACCTGGCACCATGTCGCCCGAGGCCTTCCTCCAGGAGGCTCAGGTCATGAAGAAGCTCAGACACGAGAAGCTGGTTCAGCTCTACGCCGTGGTGTCTGAGGAGCCCATCTACATCGTCACGGAGTACATGGGGCAAGGTCAGCTGGGCGACTCGTCACAACCTCACCTTTAAATACTTCCAAGAGAAACCAGGAAACAGATCAACTTTACCTGTCTTCATCAACAGCCAAGTAGAAATTGATCTTTAAGGGGTTTACTTacttaaaaaatagttttatgtATTAACAGAATGACATTCAGCCATTTATCATTTGTGCTCAAGTCAAAAACcattcaatttatttaattatgtatGAATCAGAGGAAGATTTTAAACTCACCTTCAGTTTTGGTCTCACAGGAAGTCTACTGGATTTCCTGAAAGGTGACATGGGGAAGATGCTCCGCCTCCCGCAGCTTGTGGACATGGCGTCACAGGTCGGTACAGATCATCAGTCTCTTTGGTGTTTTCCTTCacttcagccaatcacagggcTTGGTCTCCTCCTCAGATTGCTTCGGGGATGGCTTATGTGGAGAGGATGAACTACGTGCACAGAGACCTGAGAGCTGCCAACATCCTGGTTGGAGATAACCTGGTGTGTAAAGTGGCGGATTTTGGTCTGGCTCGCCTCATTGAGGATAATGAATATACTGCAAGGCAAGGTAAGgcgttagctgttagcttgtGCTTATCATAGCTCTGTGGCTAACCACCGTTTTTAGCTTGTGACTGCTAAAACATAAGTCAGCTATCATCGGTTTTTCTTCTCGCTGCTTTAATGACTTTACGcctttatgcagatgatgtgatgTACTTTTGATTTACATTcatcctcctgcaggagccaaGTTTCCCATTAAGTGGACGGCTCCTGAAGCGGCTCTGTATGGACGTTTCACCATTAAATCTGACGTGTGGTCGTTTGGAGTGCTGCTAACCGAGCTAGCCACTAAAGGCCGAGTGCCCTACCCAGGCAAGCACGAGTTTCTTTAGGGTTATTTGTCACACCGATTTCTTTTATCACCCAAATTCTTGAGTGCTCTTGTCCTGTCTCTACCAGGCATGGTTAACCGGGAGGTGTTGGACCAGGTGGAGCGGGGCTACAGGATGCCGTGCCCGGCCGAGTGCCCCGAGTCCCTGCATGACCTGATGCTGACCTGCTGGAGGAAGGAGCCTGAGGAGAGGCCCACCTTTGAGTATCTGCAGGGTTTCCTAGAGGATTACTTCACCTCCACCGAGCCTCAGTACCAGCCAGGAGAGAACCTGTAGCTGGTTCAGCCTCTGCATGCATCACCATGCATGTGCAGAACTGAAACTGTGCATCTACTAAAGCCACATCCTGGGTACAATCAGTAACTCTCTGGCATTGAGGAGTGTCACTGGGACTTAAGCATTTActtcctgccttttttttttccaaagtcgTTTTCACCTCCTCCGATCGGCTTCGAGGGACTGTTTTCAAAGGAAAAGGCTAAAATTGTGGTGTTATTTTGAGTTTATCTGAGTGTAAAACTTTATTGTGTTCGTCACCCCAACAGCCAAACGGGATCATGCCACCTCTTTGTATTTGTAACGTAcccacattaaaacattccCCACCTGCTCCTGACTCAAAGCAGCCGACTGATGGTGTGTTTTTGGGGCTACGACATGAAGACACGGGTCGAACACAGGAGACTGGAGATGGAACGTCTTCCTGAAATGTCTATTTGGAATTTACATTAAGCGTTCTGTCGGTCCTCACTTTTCCTCGTTTCCTCATTAACCCCGAATCAACTGGAATATTTTCAGGTGACCAGTTTGAGAACCAAGCTCCGCCTCCCCAAACGCTGTGACATTTTAGATCCATTCGTCTTCTCGCTCCCCAGGCAAACAGTTCGGATTATCGCTGTGACCAACATACAACTCAAAGAAGAGGAGAGCGTCTGTATTTTCTGATATGACTTTTCTTACAAATGGCTACTGATATCTGGGGGTCCTCTCAGGATGGAGATAGAATTCTGCTGCAAGGACTTTTGTGCCAATGAAATTCTCTTTTTGTACTCTTGTACTGAGTCCAGGTGTATTTTCCTAACTAACCTTTCTTATGAAGAAGCTGCTCTTCctctcaaaaaaatcatcttgAGATTCTGCGTCTGCCAACAGAACCGACTCACCAACGGGTTCCGAGGTGCTTTTGAGCATTCAGTTTAAAGTGAGGTGAATATCATCTCCGTTAAATTCTGACCTTTCTAGAGTTCTATTTTTAATCAGCGTCAGTTTTcccctctttggttcatttgTGGTCCAACACTGGAAATATGGGTGCTTCTTCCTGGTCGTTGCTTCCTCTGGCCTGTAGGGGGCAGACCACCCCTACAAACAGCATGTACAGAAAAGCCGCTGGCATCTTCAGCCCTAATGTAAATATCAGCAATGCTCATCAGTCTTGTACATAACatctttataatttattcctCTTAAAATAACCCTGTGTCTTGTGTCTTGGTTCAAACTTTAATGTTGATATCTTGGTACTTTTaggggattaaaaaaatatcagctCATGatgatataaataatatattataatcacGCGTTCACATTATgagtatgttttttttctgcatgtttttttccGTGAAACTTATCTTGGTTGTACGTTTTCAGTATAAGTGATCGGTGTGGAGAATTTGTCTCGTTTTGGAACACAAGAGTTTTGTGATCGACCCTCAGCGTCACTCCTTCCCATGACATGGACCATTAATGTTTACATCCTAATGATCTTCCAGTTGCTCCTGGGGCTTCAGAGGCTTATATGAAAAGTTGTTCCTGCAAGTGCTTCCATCGGACAGTCTGATGGACACCCCCAGCTTGGGCTTCATAAAACACTCCTGACAGGGACTCCATAGAGAAGACGATGTCTGGTGTCTGTCCAGCGTCTGCTGTGTCCTGTGGACATGGGGTATGccacaataataaatacatcaacctctttgtctcctcctgatgtgtgtggtGCAGCCATGTGTTGGAGACAAATACGTTTCTGTGGGTCTTTCTGTCTATGCAGATATTTTTCTAAGTCTGATATTCCTATATTTGCTCTTTTCTACCGTATTCAATGGGAATTAAAAGAAATCCTTTCCTAAATTCTACTGAATATTgctgaaatatgaaaatacCTTTGAATAAAATTTGTATACTGACAACTGCATCAGATCTTCTTTATCAGCTGGTTGAAATCTTAACATTGGTTTTTATGCAAGCCATGATATTTTTGCTGTATCTGGCGAACCTTGAAGGTCGGTCCAAAAAAGAAAGCCAACATCAAAGCTGTCCCTGGTGCAGAAAAGGTTGGTGGCCCCTGCTTAATTTATTCAGGTCACCACCAGTGAAACTCTTATACTGTATCAGATAAAACACAATTATAATGTATAGATTTGAAAAACAGATAATCAAGTTGACGTGTTATTATTCATTCTTCGAGGAACAAGAAAGTCTGATTGGATGTGGAGATATTTCACTGAAAACCATGAATTTTAACCACCAGGTGGCTCTAATGTCAAGTCACAGGAGAGCAAAGAGACATGACATTTATGACATGCTATACAGTCCTGTAGGACGTTGGTCTGTTCATCCAAGTCAACggttattacatttattatacaTTCATGATTTAAGCAGATGCTATAAATCATATCAAACATTTTATCAACATGCTGCTgatgtgttattattttattcttacgACAAGTAAGTAATCTGGTTAATATCTCAGTAAGTAATCTGAGATATTAACCATCATTTACGTCAGAAGTTGActtgcaaagtcaagtttttagaagctttttttaaaggcagatagagtTCCTAGATCCCTAACTTCGTTGTCCAGTTTGTTTCAGTGTTTGacaaaagataatgaaaatgtttttaatttagttcTTGCTATCTTCTGTAAAAgtgctgtgtttcctctcagttgATAGCTGGATTTATTATTCTGAATTTGTACTAATATATTTTGTAGTCAACAATTATTGGCTGTTTTATACATGAGTTGAGCAGTTCtatagcttatgatgtcatgtattttcagtagtttatattttatgaataattggtttgtgtgagctctataatgagCATAGCGGATAATTCTTACGGCTCTTTTCAAAAATAGAGGTGGTAAACTACTTTTATATGTCTGCCCCACACGCAATGTCTAgtgtttttgatgtcctcccTCCCAATGTGACATATTGTGATCTGTTATGTAAGTACCTCTTTATCCATTCtagtactgtacccctaaatccaaatcTTTCCAATTTCTCAGTTAGAATTTCATGGTAAATTGTGTCAAAAGGTTTTTTGAGGACGATAAAGATTCTTAGGGTGTACATCTTTTGATCTACGGCATCGGTGATGAAATCAATAGTTTCTGTCAGCGCTAATGCAGTGGAGTGATTCTTCCTGAAGCTGTACTGGCTGCTGCTACGAAGATTATGCTTTGTTATGAATATATCCATAATGTTTATTATGAATTTATTATActattatataatatttttattatgttgcaTTTTTCCCCATCTATACCCTGAAAATGTTTGACTCTCCACTGAAGAGACCAGCCTTTCACTTTGAAACACTCATAACTGACAAGAAATCGTactctgtgatgatgatgacgatgatgatgatgatgatgatgatgatgatgatgatgatgatgatgatgatgatgatgatgatgatgatgatgatgatgatgatgatgatgatgatgatgacgagctTTCAAAATACGTTGGCTTCTGTTGAACTGGTGCTTTACTACTCCTGTTTTATAAAGATTTTAATTAGGATTTTTATCCTGATTAGCTTCAAACAGGTTCTGGAGATCAACATATTTCACAGTATTTTCCTACTCAAGCCCTGAGGGGTGATTACAAAAGACCTCGAGGTTTAATCCTGTTCACCCTTGGAAGAGTGAAGCACAAACACTTCAGCTGGCTTCATCTTCTTATGACCGTTCAAACTATTCCATGTGtgtttaatcaatcaatcaacctttatttataaagcgcttaaacacatcagcagacatttcaaagcgctttaacagacagttGAACATTGATGTCAGTTACTGCATAATGGttaaatttaaacatatttttctacAGGAAAATCAACCATTTATGAGTTCTCCCTGTATATGCTAAGTAATGCTAACTAGCTTAGCAAGTCTGTTGTCCTGCTAATTGTCTTAATACTCAAATTGAACgttgatttttgtttctgtgttgagCAGGGGTGAGCATACATGACTGATGACTTGGAGGCGTGATCTTCACACAAGGTCGGCGCCATGAACCAGATTTTCTTGATCCTGTTGCACTTAAATAACAAGTTCAGTGGATGAAATATTATTCCCAATAGTTCTGACGCATCCAATttataaaaatgattaaattcaCTAATTATGTCTCAATAACCCACCTATAAGGTTAATAATCCACTAGAGATATTCCAACAGTCCAATAGGCTGTATATCAATATTCCAATAGGCTGTTCCAGATGTTCTTGAGTCccaaaagaacaaacacagaagtgTTCCAGGACAGAAGGTGTTTATTCCACGAAAACTAAGTCCTAAACACCATGAATATGCCCAGCGTAGACTGACCAGATCCCTGTGTGCCTTTCTTTTAAGACTCTAAGTTCAGTGGACAGCCACCACCTCTTCCCTGTCTCCATGACGACATGATTTCAACTTCCTCAAGGTCCAAAACAGTGAGGACCTGACTCAGGGTCGCCACAGACTCCACTACAAAACCTGAAAAGGCTCAACGGGGTGTCCAGGATAATCTGGAGATTCTAGACGTGCACCACAGGAAGTATACTGACCGGCTGTATCACCACCCGGTACGGCGGCTGCACTCCCCCAATGTAAGGCTCTACAAAGGACGGTCAAGTGTGCTCAGCACATCACCAGGATGAGACTACCctccatgaaggagctgcccacccaGTGTTGTAAGAAGAAGGCCACTGGAATCCTTAaacaggaggagcagaaagGTCACATCAGGTCATTGGCTGTACATGACGAGACGATCTTTTGTCAGAGTCACACTGTTCAACAAGGCTGTTTGAAAGTAAACACAATTTTCTTAAGCAATCTTCACAGTTTCATTGATGGGAGACAACAGATACCTGCAAAAGGAGAAAATATTACATGACTATGTGTTCAGTGGACCACACTGAAGATATAATGTTGATTAAAGAGCCACAGAATTGGACTCCTCGCTTTATTTCTGGAGGGAAATGAAAGTAAAACTTATTAAAACTTAGTCTTATGAGGAAATGTCTTTATTCCTCATAAACCTGATTTTACAAACCGGTAAATCAATATATTGTTATTGATGCATGATTGTAAAAACAGGACTTCATTCAGGTGGATCTGATTTTCAACTATTTTCTGTTCAGAATGCAACTACAGGTACTGTGGATTTTATTGTGGTAAatgtgatgattattttttgcCATGCAAtaattgatctttttttaaatttaatttgtcagaCAACATTGATTCCGTGCCTGCAGAACTCCTGCACATTAAATCTGATCTTCTGTCtttcaaatgtaaacatttgAGAATGTGGGAACGGTTTTAATGGGTGTAAGAAGGCGAAGCAACCTGAAGTGTTTGTGCTTTCCCTATCTTCCCAGGGTGAACAGGATTAAACACGAGGTCTTGTGTGAACACCCCTCAGGGcttgaatatgaaaatattgttaaatatgTTTATCTCCAGGATCTGTTTGAAGTCAAACAGGAGAAATATCCATATTCACCAATCAGGACTAATAAAATGCCATTGTACCGAATTTTGCCTCATTAGAAGCCGACGCATCTTTCAAGaccattaccatcatcatcatcatcttcatcattgcAGAGTAAGATTTTTACCTCCTATCTGCCAGTTATGTGAAGAATTACTGATCACATTGACAATGAATAGAGGATGAAAGAAACGAcgtgaggagagaggaggtgggTCTGTTGTCCTGGATTCACAAAAGATGCAGTTTGTATATTTTTAGCAGTTTATTTTAGTGTACATGGTTATTTATTTTGGTGTACTGATTGCTAGCAATTAAATTTAAGTTAATGAACATCAGTAACAGTCTTGAGGTGTGTGGAGAGGATCTAATATCAGGACTGTTGGACATAAAGCCTTCGGTCCAGAGAGGAGTTCTCTTCTCTTTGGTGGTTCGTCCTGTAGGAACAGATCTTATTTCtatgttctggttctgttctctACCAACTGTCTAATGTCAGCTGTGTCAGATCCGTCTACCATCAGTCCCTCTGTTGACCCACCAGCAGATCTCCTGACACCATGATCCGCCTCATCACCATTCTGTGTGAGTCACCATGGAAGCAGAACAAAGCTTCCTATCTTCAGCaatatttggattttatttctgaagTTGTTTCATTAGAAGTTAatgattaaaatacaaaagatcAAATCAAAAGCTTGTTGTTTATGTTTGGTTTACCATAATCTTtatatattaacattttaatgactCTCTTTATGTAGTTATGACCaactgatgtttgtttttcaggcctggtgtgtgtgcttttaccaaaaggtaaagtgtgtgtgagtggatggAAACTGATTCTGTTAACATGTAGAGGGTTTTTCAACCTGTGGTAATAACTATATAATGGCTGCAGACCTGGAGGTTTCAGGTTATCCATCTGTCTGCCCATCCTCTTTTGGaaacacaccaatcaggagagacCAACGAATGAAGATGATGCAATCTGATCACATTTTCACCTTtgcatatttttaatgtaaaaaccaTTGCTCTTAACTGTAATTGCGTGGGTGGTATTGAAGacaaattgttgaaaattcagAAATTCTTTTTAAAGACGACACATTTCTTTACAGGCTCTTTGGTTGAGTCTGTTTACACACTCACCTGTGGTGAACCTGAAAATGTTCACAGAATGACTTGTGgtaagaataaaataacacatcAGCAGCATGttgacaaaatgtttgaaatgttctACAGTATCTCCTTTAATGAATGTATAATACTGGTAATAACTGTTGACTTGTGGTTTTCAACAGAGACTGGAGTGATCGTTATTTTCGAAGCAAAGTATGGACGCTCAAACAAAGACACCTGCAGTGAAGGCAAAGAGAATACAGATGACTGGAAAAACTGGTGTCTTCAACAGGACACTTATTTCACTCTAAGTGATCGGTAAGCGCCGGATTGACTCTGCTAagtaactaaataaaaataaataaatgaatgaatgtttaggtttttttttatctacttCCTGCAGCTGCAATGGAAGGCAGGTGTGTGAAATACCAATAAAATCCATTGATGACCCAAATTCCTGTAAATTCACCTCCAAATACCTGGAGACCAGACATTTCTGCTTACCTTATTGTAAGTTAATAAGTCAACGTTTCTGCATTTCAGtgaaacaaatacagaaacaaaTACAGTTGGTGTGCTCAGTGCAGTATTtctaatctgatttttttttttttgctttaacaGTACACACTGTGGGTTGTGAAAACAGTACTGCAACGGTAAACTGTGGTAAGATCACAATTTTCCTTATTCTGAATACATGTTGTTCATTCTGATAACATTAGACACACCAGTCTGATCATAAGGACATGTACCTATGGATGATCAGgacattttttcatgtattGCTGTTGGCTACAAAAGTGATAACATGGCTGACCTTACATCACTCTGCTAGCAGCTGGTCTCTACAATGCAAaatttaatcacatcaacaactGAAACAGACTTTACCTCCATCCGTGAGGCTATGTTTTCACACACttcttggggcggcagtagctcagcggtagagcggacgtcttgggaccagacatcgcccagccatcggcggcatcgattcccgctcccgccagacatcctcggagcgtgagctgacagtgggaggtgtcagctcacctcccagccactgccgctgtcccccccacaagctgctcattggggcgcaccccgaagtcgcgacccatccctccatctctcctgtACAAATTGTTATtacttgcatgcctacaggcccaacacacacagatgtttgtgtgtactctgactaacacatatatacacgttatatatatatgtgttagtcatatatatatatatgtcgtCCTATCAGAATCATGTacaaaactggagtggaaaagataatttccccactgtgtggatgaataaagaggatttaatctttttaatcttaatttaaCGGCACCTGTTCACATGCTTCTGTCTGGCAGCCATCAGGAGAGCGTCCAGCTGCACATTCTTGCATCATCATAACCCAATAAATATCAgcttattttcatgttttctcagGTGAAGGCAATGCTATTCAAATCTATCGCGCTTATTATGGGCGTGCCGACATCCAGACATGTTCAAACGGAGAAAAGCTGCCCCATCTCTATTGCGGggaagatgttaaaaaaaaattatctgccAGGTAAATCTGCTCATGGACATCCACTGTCATATTCTCCCAAGGATCACCCACGATTCACATGTACTGACATCATTATGCATCCACAGTTGTGAAGGAAAAGACAGCTGTGCCGTCGCAGCAAGAGATAGTGTCTTTGGAGACCCTTGTGCCACTTTTCCCAATTATCTGGAGGTGGCTTATCGGTGTCAAAGTAAGCAACTCAAAAGAGCTGCCAGCTCTGCTTGGTTCTATTGAAGACAATGTGGTGGACAGTCTGTTCTAATAGTCTCCTTGTCCATTGATTAGAATACGCTGTAGCACATGAGGGGAGTACCATACACCTGACATGTGGTAAGACCGCAATTTATTATTCTCtttataatatttaattgaAGTCCATCTTATATTAACTGAATTCTTTCATCTGTGTATCCTTGATGTTTTTTGTCAGACAAGAGAGAGTCCATTTGGATTTATAAAGCTACTTATGGCCGAAAGGACACTAAGGACAGTGGGACAAACTGCAAGAAGAAAGTCTCACTTCATTCAAtgtatgtttaaaaaacaagacaaatagaAACTTTATGTACAATTTTGATTTTTCTAGTCTCACACTTCTCTCCATCCACAGATGCAGATATGGCTCAACCTGTGAGTTCGTTGTGAGCAATAAATTGCTGGGAGATCCGTGTGTAGGATATCTCAAGTGGCTGACAGTAATCTATGAGTGCTTTGAAGACTAGATTCGAGGTCAGTTTCACTCTGTACGCAGTATCAGGTGGTAAAAAAGTaaattcactttttaattttttaccaAATAAGGTTGAGAAAAAAGTCAGTTCAGGGACAGAAGCTGATTTTGAACCAGTTCCTTGTTTGTCCACTGCTGAATAACTTTCTCTTGGCCCTAAAAACTGGGATCTAAGTGAAACCAAAGCATTGCTGGACCTTTAAAAAAGTGCTGTTATGTTGTTATGGCTCTCCAAG is a genomic window of Antennarius striatus isolate MH-2024 chromosome 2, ASM4005453v1, whole genome shotgun sequence containing:
- the LOC137614106 gene encoding L-rhamnose-binding lectin SML-like, with translation MIRLITILCLVCVLLPKGSLVESVYTLTCGEPENVHRMTCETGVIVIFEAKYGRSNKDTCSEGKENTDDWKNWCLQQDTYFTLSDRCNGRQVCEIPIKSIDDPNSCKFTSKYLETRHFCLPYLHTVGCENSTATVNCGEGNAIQIYRAYYGRADIQTCSNGEKLPHLYCGEDVKKKLSASCEGKDSCAVAARDSVFGDPCATFPNYLEVAYRCQKYAVAHEGSTIHLTCDKRESIWIYKATYGRKDTKDSGTNCKKKVSLHSICRYGSTCEFVVSNKLLGDPCVGYLKWLTVIYECFED